The following are encoded in a window of Lynx canadensis isolate LIC74 chromosome B1, mLynCan4.pri.v2, whole genome shotgun sequence genomic DNA:
- the LOC115511776 gene encoding protein kish-A-like: MFFRCGWGFTGLTMSTVFGFQSLLTVILLLICTCVYILSLAPGLLDRNKTGLLGIFWKCARIGERKSPYIAVCCT, translated from the coding sequence atgtttttcagaTGTGGCTGGGGCTTCACTGGCCTCACTATGTCTACCGTTTTCGGTTTCCAGAGTCTGTTGACTGTAATCTTGCTGCTTATATGTACCTGTGTTTATATCCTATCCTTGGCACCCGGCCTCCTAGACAGAAATAAAACTGGATTGTTGGGTATATTTTGGAAGTGCGCCAGAATTGGTGAACGGAAGAGTCCTTACATCGCAGTGTGCTGTACATGA